Proteins found in one Micropterus dolomieu isolate WLL.071019.BEF.003 ecotype Adirondacks linkage group LG12, ASM2129224v1, whole genome shotgun sequence genomic segment:
- the LOC123980395 gene encoding E3 ubiquitin-protein ligase TRIM21-like encodes MASAQASPSEPRLLEKHLICSICMDPFVDPVTTACGHSFCKECLNRNFMYNDTVCPLCKQHQNRMPNVNIILRNIVEQMKKTVEKDDDEYTGAPGEVACDICTESKLKAIKSCLVCLASYCSAHLENHSSTERLKGHKLVEPVENLDERACLQHGRPLELYSRKKERCICVRCMEEGQEEVVSTEDEWNKKKAKLENTKTELQQKIRKRKTRVDEINTSLQSCKDQVDNEWWDIENVFAAVIAIVEVAQARALQPLKDRRQVVEKEAKSLIEELEAEISVLEKTISELDNISALEDHILFLQSYPSLQDLDNIKEWTEVELDTSLSFGTMRKTTTTMLENIQQELEKLTSTELQRLPKFTVDVKLDPSTAHQRLVLSADGKEVKDGGEDQEVADASERFDLFASVLGLNRLTSGKSYWEVEVSNKTGWDLGVARGDANRKGKLSLTPDNGYWVTVHYEDEKYAALTAPPVRLSLKEKPAKVGVFVDYEEGLVSFYDVTAQSHIYSFTECLFNDKLFPYFSPHAKQDERNTDPLIISAVSHCLQDVEMS; translated from the exons ATGGCCTCCGCTCAAGCATCACCCAGCGAGCCACGCTTACTGGAAAAACATCTAATTTGCTCAATCTGCATGGATCCATTTGTGGATCCTGTCACTACAGCGTGTGGCCACTCCTTTTGTAAGGAATGTCTAAACCGCAACTTTATGTACAACGACACAGTGTGCCCCCTATGCAAGCAGCATCAGAACAGAATGCCAAACGTTAACATCATCCTGAGAAACATTGTCGAACAGATGAAAAAGACCGTGGAGAAAGACGATGATGAGTACACTGGGGCGCCTGGCGAAGTGGCTTGTGACATTTGCACAGAGAGCAAGCTGAAGGCTATAAAGTCCTGCCTTGTGTGTCTTGCCTCGTATTGTTCAGCCCACCTGGAGAATCATTCTTCAACTGAAAGACTGAAGGGCCACAAGTTGGTGGAACCTGTGGAGAACTTGGACGAGAGGGCCTGTCTGCAGCATGGACGCCCCTTAGAGCTGTACAGcaggaagaaggagagatgCATTTGTGTACGCTGTATGGAAGAAGGTCAGGAGGAGGTTGTTTCTACTGAAGATGAATGGAACAAGAAGAAG GCTAAGCTcgaaaacacaaagacagagttGCAACAGAAAATAAGGAAGAGAAAAACACGGGTGGATGAAATTAATACATCTCTACAGAGTTGCAAG GACCAGGTGGATAATGAGTGGTGGGATATTGAGAATGTGTTCGCAGCTGTGATTGCTATTGTTGAGGTTGCCCAGGCGAGAGCTCTTCAGCCACTGAAGGACAGGAGGCAGGTTGTAGAGAAAGAGGCAAAAAGCCTCATAGAGGAGTTGGAAGCCGAAATCAGCGTACTTGAGAAGACCATTTCTGAGCTGGACAATATATCTGCGCTTGAGGATCACATCCTTTTTCTGCAG AGTTACCCATCTCTTCAAGACCTGGACAACATCAAAGAATGGACAGAGGTAGAGCTTGACACATCACTATCTTTTGGTACCATGAGAAAAACCACAACTACCATGTTGGAAAACATTCAACAGGAACTGGAGAAGCTTACCTCCACTG AACTTCAGAGACTTCCAAAGTTTACAG TGGATGTCAAGCTGGATCCATCCACCGCGCACCAACGTCTTGTTCTTTCCGCTGATGGGAAGGAAGTGAAAGATGGAGGAGAAGACCAAGAAGTAGCTGATGCTTCGGAGAGGTTTGATCTGTTTGCCAGCGTCCTGGGGCTCAACAGGCTGACCTCTGGGAAGTCATACTGGGAGGTGGAGGTCAGCAACAAGACGGGGTGGGATCTGGGTGTGGCAAGAGGCGATGCGAACCGCAAGGGGAAACTCTCGCTGACCCCAGATAATGGTTACTGGGTTACTGTACATTATGAAGATGAAAAGTACGCGGCCCTGACAGCACCACCTGTTCGCCTCTCCCTGAAAGAGAAACCTGCGAAGGTGGGAGTGTTTGTGGATTACGAGGAAGGTCTTGTGTCCTTCTATGATGTGACGGCTCAATCTCACATCTACTCGTTTACTGAGTGTTTGTTCAATGACAAGCTCTTCCCATATTTTAGTCCACATGCAAAACAAGATGAGAGAAACACTGATCCTTTGATAATTTCTGCTGTGTCACATTGTTTGCAGGACGTAGAAATGTCCTAA
- the LOC123980397 gene encoding uncharacterized protein LOC123980397 isoform X1, producing the protein MSLQVCHCGWSKVTTYHGLRTHQGKMGCTKRGVKVESEQQYMWGNVGFTNNQKDLRLDVYASIKTDTTDYICSDLSLQVCHCGWSKVTTYHGLRTHQGKMGCTKRGVKVEKSEQQYMWGNVGFTNNQKDLRLDVYASIKTDTTDYICSDLSLQVCHCGWSKVTTYHGLRTHQGKMGCTPKAASIPKKEQYVWTNEWEEVDERKHQPAKTVKKENVATSSSMKVCSSSAATAAAIKVECKEHFTNSQHSFQIATKSKSRRQLYDFSAGMQVQHITVPSRTNKIQNQTINL; encoded by the exons ATGAGCCTCCAGGTGTGTCACTGTGGCTGGTCCAAAGTGACGACTTACCATGGCCTGAGAACTCACCAGGGGAAGATGGGATGCACAAAGAGGGGTGTGAAGGTTGAGAGTGAACAGCAGTACATGTGGGGAAATGTGGGGTTTACAAACAATCAAAAGGACCTGCGTCTGGATGTCTACGCCTCTATCAAGACTG ATACAACAGACTACATCTGTTCCGACTTGAGCCTCCAGGTTTGTCACTGTGGCTGGTCCAAAGTGACGACTTACCATGGCCTGAGAACTCACCAGGGGAAGATGGGATGCACAAAGAGGGGTGTGAAGGTTGAGAAGAGTGAACAGCAGTACATGTGGGGAAATGTGGGGTTTACAAACAATCAAAAGGACCTGCGTCTGGATGTCTACGCCTCTATCAAGACTG ATACAACAGACTACATCTGTTCCGACTTGAGCCTCCAGGTTTGTCACTGTGGTTGGTCCAAAGTGACGACTTACCATGGCCTGAGAACTCACCAGGGGAAGATGGGATGCACACCGAAGGCAGCAAGTATCCCAAAGAAAGAGCAGTACGTGTGGACAAATGAGTGGGAAGAAGTGGATGAAAGGAAACATCAGCCTGCTAAGACTGTCAAGAAGGAG AATGTGGCGACGTCCTCAAGCATGAAAGTCTGCAGCAGCTCTGCGGCAACAGCAGCTGCAATTAAGGTGGAATGCAAAGAAC ATTTTACTAATTCACAGCACTCTTTTCAAATAGCCACAAAATCAAAGTCACGCCGTCAGCTGTATGATTTCTCCGCTGGTATGCAGGTACAGCATATAACTGTTCCATcaagaacaaacaaaatacaaaaccaaacaattaatctTTAA
- the LOC123980397 gene encoding uncharacterized protein LOC123980397 isoform X3, with protein sequence MSLQVCHCGWSKVTTYHGLRTHQGKMGCTKRGVKVESEQQYMWGNVGFTNNQKDLRLDVYASIKTDTTDYICSDLSLQVCHCGWSKVTTYHGLRTHQGKMGCTKRGVKVEKSEQQYMWGNVGFTNNQKDLRLDVYASIKTDTTDYICSDLSLQVCHCGWSKVTTYHGLRTHQGKMGCTPKAASIPKKEQYVWTNEWEEVDERKHQPAKTVKKENVATSSSMKVCSSSAATAAAIKVECKERMYRIIVQSVQEFAQQSEK encoded by the exons ATGAGCCTCCAGGTGTGTCACTGTGGCTGGTCCAAAGTGACGACTTACCATGGCCTGAGAACTCACCAGGGGAAGATGGGATGCACAAAGAGGGGTGTGAAGGTTGAGAGTGAACAGCAGTACATGTGGGGAAATGTGGGGTTTACAAACAATCAAAAGGACCTGCGTCTGGATGTCTACGCCTCTATCAAGACTG ATACAACAGACTACATCTGTTCCGACTTGAGCCTCCAGGTTTGTCACTGTGGCTGGTCCAAAGTGACGACTTACCATGGCCTGAGAACTCACCAGGGGAAGATGGGATGCACAAAGAGGGGTGTGAAGGTTGAGAAGAGTGAACAGCAGTACATGTGGGGAAATGTGGGGTTTACAAACAATCAAAAGGACCTGCGTCTGGATGTCTACGCCTCTATCAAGACTG ATACAACAGACTACATCTGTTCCGACTTGAGCCTCCAGGTTTGTCACTGTGGTTGGTCCAAAGTGACGACTTACCATGGCCTGAGAACTCACCAGGGGAAGATGGGATGCACACCGAAGGCAGCAAGTATCCCAAAGAAAGAGCAGTACGTGTGGACAAATGAGTGGGAAGAAGTGGATGAAAGGAAACATCAGCCTGCTAAGACTGTCAAGAAGGAG AATGTGGCGACGTCCTCAAGCATGAAAGTCTGCAGCAGCTCTGCGGCAACAGCAGCTGCAATTAAGGTGGAATGCAAAGAACGTATGTACAGGATTATAGTTCAGTCAGTACAAGAGTTTGCACAACaatctgaaaaataa
- the LOC123980397 gene encoding uncharacterized protein LOC123980397 isoform X2 has protein sequence MSLQVCHCGWSKVTTYHGLRTHQGKMGCTKRGVKVESEQQYMWGNVGFTNNQKDLRLDVYASIKTDTTDYICSDLSLQVCHCGWSKVTTYHGLRTHQGKMGCTKRGVKVEKSEQQYMWGNVGFTNNQKDLRLDVYASIKTDTTDYICSDLSLQVCHCGWSKVTTYHGLRTHQGKMGCTPKAASIPKKEQYVWTNEWEEVDERKHQPAKTVKKENVATSSSMKVCSSSAATAAAIKVECKEPTKSKSRRQLYDFSAGMQVQHITVPSRTNKIQNQTINL, from the exons ATGAGCCTCCAGGTGTGTCACTGTGGCTGGTCCAAAGTGACGACTTACCATGGCCTGAGAACTCACCAGGGGAAGATGGGATGCACAAAGAGGGGTGTGAAGGTTGAGAGTGAACAGCAGTACATGTGGGGAAATGTGGGGTTTACAAACAATCAAAAGGACCTGCGTCTGGATGTCTACGCCTCTATCAAGACTG ATACAACAGACTACATCTGTTCCGACTTGAGCCTCCAGGTTTGTCACTGTGGCTGGTCCAAAGTGACGACTTACCATGGCCTGAGAACTCACCAGGGGAAGATGGGATGCACAAAGAGGGGTGTGAAGGTTGAGAAGAGTGAACAGCAGTACATGTGGGGAAATGTGGGGTTTACAAACAATCAAAAGGACCTGCGTCTGGATGTCTACGCCTCTATCAAGACTG ATACAACAGACTACATCTGTTCCGACTTGAGCCTCCAGGTTTGTCACTGTGGTTGGTCCAAAGTGACGACTTACCATGGCCTGAGAACTCACCAGGGGAAGATGGGATGCACACCGAAGGCAGCAAGTATCCCAAAGAAAGAGCAGTACGTGTGGACAAATGAGTGGGAAGAAGTGGATGAAAGGAAACATCAGCCTGCTAAGACTGTCAAGAAGGAG AATGTGGCGACGTCCTCAAGCATGAAAGTCTGCAGCAGCTCTGCGGCAACAGCAGCTGCAATTAAGGTGGAATGCAAAGAAC CCACAAAATCAAAGTCACGCCGTCAGCTGTATGATTTCTCCGCTGGTATGCAGGTACAGCATATAACTGTTCCATcaagaacaaacaaaatacaaaaccaaacaattaatctTTAA